The DNA sequence TGCGCGGTGCTGGTCGTCGCACTGACCATCTGGCAGTCGCGCGCGCTGGGGCTGGGCCTGAAGGACGCGTCCTTCGGCGCGCTGGTGGCGGCCTTCCCGAACACCGGCTTCATGGGCGTGCCGCTGCTGGTGGCGCTGATGGGCGAGCGCGCGGCCGGCGCGGTGATCATGACGATGCTGGTCGACATGGTGCTCACCAGCTCGCTGTGCCTGGCGCTGGCGCAAAGCGAGGGCGCGGGCAACGGGCGCCAGGGCCTGCGGCAGGCCCTGCGCGGCGCGCTGGCCAACCCGCTGCCTTGGTCGATCGGGCTGGGTGCGCTGTTCTCCGAGATGCAGTGGACGCTGCCCGGCCCGCTGGACGAGATCGTGCGGATGCTCGCCTCCTCGGCCACGCCGGTGGCGCTGTTCACGATCGGTGCCGTGCTGTGGCGTTCCAACCAGGCCGGCAGCCGGCGCACGCCGCTCAGGCATTTCGCGCCGGTGGTGGCGATCAAGCTGCTGGTGCACCCGCTGCTGGTGTTCGGCATGGGCTGGCTGTTCATCCAGGCCGGCGCCCCGCTGGAACGCTTCGCGCTGGCCGTGCTGGTGCTGGC is a window from the Caldimonas thermodepolymerans genome containing:
- a CDS encoding AEC family transporter, coding for MQAIFQVTFPFFALVLCGYLAAQRRVLPKAAIPGLNAYVLFFALPCMLFRFGANTPIAELLNPVWLALYGGCAVLVVALTIWQSRALGLGLKDASFGALVAAFPNTGFMGVPLLVALMGERAAGAVIMTMLVDMVLTSSLCLALAQSEGAGNGRQGLRQALRGALANPLPWSIGLGALFSEMQWTLPGPLDEIVRMLASSATPVALFTIGAVLWRSNQAGSRRTPLRHFAPVVAIKLLVHPLLVFGMGWLFIQAGAPLERFALAVLVLAAALPSASNVSLLAERYGADNGRVARIILWTTALAFLSFSFAVRLFHAQPA